The stretch of DNA ATTTCTCGCTCCCAACGATCTCCATTCATTAAAAGCTTTTCTTTATCATAATAGAGTTCTTCACGCGTTTCTGTTGCAAATTCAAAATTTGGACCTTCAACAATCGCTTCTACTGGACAAGCTTCTTGACAAAAACCGCAGTAAATACATTTAACCATATCAATATCATAACGAACTGTTCTCCGTGTGCCATCATTCCGTCGCGGACCCGCTTCAATTGTAATCGCTTGTGCGGGGCAAATTGCTTCACACAATTTACAAGCAATACACCGTTCTTCACCATTCGGATAGCGACGCAGTGCATGTTCACCACGAAAACGCTGAGACACAAAACCCTTTTCATAAGGATAATTAATCGTAGGCTTTGGCGAAAAAAATTGACGCATAGCTAAGAAAAAAGCGCTCACAAATTCTAATAGAAGGAGTGACTTTGCCGCCTGAATAAAACCTGACATCGTAAAATCTCCTTTTAAACAAAATTCGTAAATTTTAAAAACGCCGCAGTTATCACAACCATCGCTAGCGAGAGAGGAAGAAAAACCTTCCAACCAAGCCGCATGAGTTGATCATAGCGATAGCGTGGAACAAATGCTTTAACGATAGCAAACCAAAAAAATACAAAACAGACTTTTAAAACAAACCAAATAACACCAGGAATCCAATTAAGCCACCAGACATCCAAGGGAGGAAGCCAACCACCTAAAAACAGAATGGTTGTTAATGCGCACATTAAAACAATAGCAACATACTCACCAAGAAAGAAGAGCATGTAAGGCGTTGAAGAGTATTCTACCATATGACCAGCAACAAGCTCAGACTCCGCTTCCACCAAATCGAATGGAGGACGGTTTGTCTCTGCAAGCGCGGAGATAAAAAATATAATAAACATTGGAAAAAGGACCAACCAATTCCAATCGAGAAAACTGTTAAAAGGAAGACCTAGAGTTGTACCAAGACCTTGACCTTGTTTAAGAACAATTGTTGTGAGATCCAACGAACCACTTATTAAAATAACGGTTACCAGTACAAAACCAATGGAAACTTCATAAGAAACCATTTGTGCCGCCGAACGCAGAGCTCCCAAGAAAGGATATTTTGAATTTGATGCCCATCCTCCCATAATAACGCCATAAACTTCAAGAGATGAAATGGCTAAAATGTAAAGCAAGCCGACATTAATCTTCGCAACCTCCCAGCCCTCGCTGACAGGAATAACAGCCCAAGTTGATAAAGCAAGTGTCGCTGAAACAAAAGGAGCTAAAAGAAAAACCCCCTTATTTGCACCTGCTGGGATAATAGGTTCTTTCACAACAAATTTAATTAAATCTGCAAAAGACTGCAGTAATCCCCACGGACCAACAACATTGGGACCACGCCGCAATTGTACCGCAGCCCAAATCTTTCTATCCGCATAGAGAAGATAAGCAACTAAAACCAACAGAACGACCAAAAGAAGAAGTGTTTTTCCAACGATAATAAGGAATGGCAACAGCCAAGTCATAAAGAAATCATACATCATTATTCCTTTTCTTTTGCCCTTACTCTACAGCTTGCATAGCACGGCTTTTTGCAAGAGATGAACATTCAGCCATAACGGCAGAAGCACGTGCTATCGGATTTGTCAAATAAAAGTCTTTAACCATAGAAGTAAATGTTTGACTCTCTAGACAAACTATTTTTGAACCAAGCGCCTTAAGATCACTTATATCAGAAGGCATTATATCATCAACCGCATCAAGATGTGGATAATCATTAAACAAACATTGTCTTAATTGAGAGAGAGAATCAAAGGGGAGCCTTTGTCCTAAAACATCCGATAAGGCACGCAAAATAGCCCAATCTTCTTTTGCTTCACCTGGAGCAAAACCAGCCCGATTTGTCATTTGAACACGCCCTTCTGTATTCACATAAAGCCCTGATTTTTCTGTGTAGGCCGATGCAGGCAAAATAACATCAGCAGCATGTGCACCATTATCACCATGACTACCAATATAAACTTTAAAAGCTTTTATATTGGCCAATTCCACTTCATCAGCACCAAGCAAAAATAAAACTTCACAGGTTTTAAGAATATTTGCAACCCCAAGTTGAGATATAAAACCTATGTCCAACCCTCCAACGGTCGATGCTGCATTATGAAGCACCCCAAATCCATTCCATTCTTCACTAAGAGCACCAATATTATCAGCTAATTTAGCAAGAGTTTTTAAAACAGATAATCCTTCATTTCCTGAAATTGCTCCCTCTCCGATAAGAATAAGAGGTCTCTTTGCTTCTTTTAAGACATTTAAAAAAGCACCCTCTCCACGAATAAGTGCATTTAATGCATCACTCCCAGCTCCAAGATAAAAATAAGGATAACGTAAATCGACTTCCTCTCCAATAAGCGCGATAGGAAAATTTCCCATTCGTTGGCGCTTTAAAATACGCGCATTTAAAACAGCAGCTTCATGGCGTGGATTAGAGCCCACAATAAGTAGAGCATCAGCTTGTTCAATTCCCGCAATTGTAGGATTAAAAATATAGCTCGAACGCCCAAACTCTGGCGATAAAGCAATCCCTTTTTGACGACAATCAAAGAGTTTTGACCCCAACGAGAGCAGTAATGCTTTAAGGGCATACATTTCTTCAACAGAAGCAAGATCTCCAGCAATAGCTCCAATTTTTTCTGGTAAGATTTTAGAAACGACGGTTTTAATTTTTGTAAAAGCTTCTTCCCAACTGACAGGTTGAAGTTTTCCGTCTTTACGTACATAGGGTCTATCAAGCCGCTGTGTCCGTAATCCATCCCAAATAAAACGCGTTTTATCAGAGATCCATTCCTCATTTACATCTTCATTCGTACGCGGCATAATCCGCATCACTTCACGGCCGCGACTATCAATACGAATAGCACTGCCAAGGGCATCCATCACATCAATTGATTCCGTTTTCACCAATTCCCACGGACGTGCATGAAATGCGTAAGGTTTTGAAGTTAAAGCTCCCACTGGACAAAGATCAATAACATTTCCCTGTAATTCAGATGTCATAGCTTTTTCAAGATATGTCGTAATTTCAGCATCTTCACCACGACCGATCAAACCAAGCTCAGAAATACCTGCGACTTCCGTTGTAAAACGAACACACCGTGTGCAATGAATACACCGTGTCATAACAGTTTTGACAAGAGGCCCAATATATTTATCTTCTACAGCACGTTTATTTTCTGTATAACGAGAACAATCTCGCCCATAAAGCATTGCTTGATCTTGAAGATCGCATTCTCCACCTTGATCGCACACTGGACAATCCAAAGGATGATTAATGAGAAGAAATTCCATAACCCCTTCGCGTGCTTTTTTTACCATCGCCGTATTGGTAAAAATTTCTGGTGCTTCACCGTTAGGCCCTACCCGTAAATCACGAACCCCCATCGCACAAGAAGCCTGAGGTTTTGGAGGACCACCCTTGACCTCAACCAAACACATGCGACAATTGCCAGCAATTGATAAAGACTCATGAAAACAAAAACGTGGAATTTCTGCTCCAGCCGCCTCAGCAGCCTGAAGCAACGTGTAGTAATCAGGGACTTCAATCTCTTTGCCATCAACTTTGATATTTATCATCACCCATCCAACCTGCGGATAATCCACTTAAAATTTGCATTCGGTTGCTCTTAAAAAAAATCTTTCTATCCCACTGCTTCTAAAGCAATATTTTTTCTTTGCACGACATTTCGCGTGTATTCATCAATTCTACGCTCGATTTCCGGACGGAAATTACGGATTAACCCTTGTACAGGCCATGCTGCCGCATCACCAAGTGCACAGATCGTGTGCCCTTCCACCTGTTTAGAAACCTCAAATAACAGATCAATTTCACGCTTCTGCGCTCTTCCCTCAACCATACGTCCTAAAAGGCGCATCATCCACCCTGTACCTTCACGGCATGGCGTACACTGACCGCAACTTTCATGCTTAAAAAAAGCCGATATCCGCCAAATCGCCTTGATAATATCGGTTGTTTTATCCATCACAATCACACCCCCTGTGCCAAAAGAAGATCCGACATCGCGCATCCCATCAAAATCCATGATTGCATCAACCATATCCTCACCGCGAACAACCGGACAAGAAGCACCACCTGGAATAACGGCTAAAAGATTATTCCATCCGCCACGAATACCTCCCGTATGTTTTTCAATTAATTCACGGAAAGAAACACCCAGAGCTTCTTCAAAGGTACAAGGGGCATTCACATGCCCAGAAACCATAAATAATTTTGTTCCAACATTATTTGCACGCCCAATTGATGAAAACCACGAAGCCCCTCGACGTAAAATCGTTGGAACAACCGCTATCGATTCAACATTGTTGACGGTTGTTGGACAGCCATAAATCCCCATATTTGCCGGAAATGGTGGTTTGAGACGAGGTTGACCTTTTTTCCCTTCAAGACTTTCGAGAAGTGCTGTTTCTTCACCACAAATATAAGCACCAGCCCCATGATGAATAATAATATCACAAGCATGACCATATTTTGTTTTTTTTCCAAGCAAGCCTGCTTCATAACATTCATCCACAGCCGTTTGAAGCGCTTCACGCTCACGAATATATTCGCCACGAATATAAATAAAAGCGACATTCGCCCCCATTGCAAAAGTAGCAATTGCACATCCTTCAATCAAAGTATGGGGGTCATGTCGTAAAATATCGCGATCTTTACATGTCCCAGGCTCTGATTCATCAGCATTAACAACCAAATAATGAGGACGACCATCATTCTGCTTTGGCATGAAGGACCATTTCATTCCAGTAGGAAAACCAGCACCACCACGACCGCGTAAACCTGACGCCTTCACCTCATCGATGATCCAATCACGCCCCTTATCAATAATCTCTTTCAGACCATTCCAATGCCCACGCAACATCGCAGCCTTTAATGACTTGTCTTTTAAACCATAAATATTGGTGAAGATACGGTCTTTATCAGTTAGCATACCTCACCTTTTTCTCTCTTACCCTTAGCATTTTTAGCTTTTCCTCAAATGCAATTTTAAAAAATTTCTTAAAACTTTCTGCTTTTCAAAAAAATATTTAACTAAGATTCTATACCCTTATGATCCTTTTTCTTTGAAGATTTGAGAGATTTCCTTTTTTCTTCATCCTCAAGAAGAGATGTTAAACCACTAATTGGCTCCGAAGATTGGCGGCTGTTTTGTGGACCAACCGCTATCTCAGAACCCTTTCCTGCCCCAAATGCATCAATAATCTCTTCAAGGCGTTCAGCTGTGAGATCTTCATAAGTATCTTTAAAAATCATGACCATAGGAGCATTAACACAAGCGCCAAGACACTCCACCTCTTCCCATGACAATGTTCCATCTTGATTTGTCGTAAAAGGTTCATGATGAATTTTTTTCTGACACACTTTAATCAATTCATCAGAACCACGTAACATACAAGGAGTCGTACCACACACTTGAATATGCGCTTTTGTTCCTACAGGCTTAAGCTGAAACTGAGTATAAAAAGTAGCAACTTCTAGGACACGAATATACGCCATAGAAAGAATTTGAGCAATATGCTCAATTGCAGCACGTGTCACCCAACCATCTTGCTCTTGTGCACGCATTAATAACGGAATAACAGCCGATTGTTCGCGCCCTACAGGATACTTTTCTATAGTACTTTTCACCCATATCTGATTTTCCTTTGTAAAAGAAAATTCTGTGGGCTGATAGACATCATCTGCAAGACGGCGTACGGACATTAGCGATCAACCTCCCCAAAAACAATATCAATCGAACCCAAAATAGCGGTAGCATCCGCCAACATATGACCTCGGGTTAAAAAATCCATAGCTTGAAGATGAGCAAACCCAGGAGCACGCAACTTAACACGATAAGGCTTATTGGTTCCGTCAGAAACAAGATAAACACCAAACTCACCCTTTGGCGCTTCTACTGCAACATAGACTTCTCCAGGAGGCGTATGAAAACCTTCCGTATAGAGTTTAAAGTGATGAATCAGCGCTTCCATTGAGCTTTTCATCTCAGACCGCTTTGGTGGTACAATTTTGCGATCCAAACTTGAAACTGGGCCATTCTTTTCAGCACCAAGTAATCGTTCTACGCATTGACGCATAATTTTCGCTGATTGACGCATTTCTTCCATACGAATAAGATAGCGATCATAACAATCACTATTTTTACCTATAGGAATATCAAATTCCATTTCATCGTAACATTCATAAGGCTGGCTTTTACGCAAATCCCATGGCACACCAGCACCACGGATCATAACCCCAGAAAAACTACGTGCCCAAGCTTCGTCAATACTGACAATACCAATATCCACATTACGCTGCTTAAAAATTCGATTTGGTGTCACAAGCGCATCAAGTTTTTCAAGAGAAACAAGAAACGGATCAATAAAATTACCAATGTCTTCAACTAAAGATTCCGGTAAGTCTTGATGCACACCACCGGGACGAAAATAATTAGCATGAAGTCGAGCGCCACAGGCACGCTCATAAAAAATCATCAATCTTTCACGTTGTTCAAATCCCCAAAGTGGTGGTGTCAAAGCACCAACATCCATCGCCTGTGTCGTTACATTAAGCAAATGATTAAGAATACGCCCGATTTCAGAAAATAAAACACGTATTAACTGTCCTCTTTTAGGAACTTTAATATTCAATAACTTTTCAATCGCAAGAACAAAAGCATGTTCCTGATTCATAGGAGCAACATAATCTAAACGATCTAGATAAGGACCCGCCTGAAGATAAGTTTTTGTTTCCATTAATTTTTCGGTGCCGCGATGTAATAACCCAATATGTGGGTCTACACGCTCAACAACTTCACCGTCCAACTCCAGAACCATGCGCAAAACACCATGCGCTGCAGGATGCTGCGGACCAAAATTGATATTAAAGTTTCGAACATTGACCTCAGCCACAATCAACCCCTTGCTTTTTTAAAAACTTCATATCAAATATAAAAAAAATCTATCATACTAAAAACATTTCATTATTTAAGAAACACACTACTCTCATGTAACGCCTTATCAAAACCAATCTTATTTTTTTTCATCTTCTTTTCCATCACAAGGTAAAACATATTGTCCTCCTTCCCAAGGAGAAAGAAAATCAAAATTACGCATTTCTTGGCGCAAAACAACGGGTTCATAAATCACCCTCTTTGCTTCATTATCATAACGGCATTCAACAAATCCTGTCACAGGAAAGTCTTTGCGTAAAGGATATCCTTCAAACCCATAATCTGTTAAAATCCGTCTCAAATCCGGATGACCTGAAAATAAAATCCCATACATATCATAGGTTTCACGTTCATACCACTCTGCACCAGGATAAACCGTACAAGCTGAAGCAACAGGCGTATTTTCATCTGTGCGAACTTTGACACGTAAGCGCAAATTCTCACGAGGAGATAATAATTGGTAAGAGACATCAAAGCGCTTATCGCGAGAAGGATAATCCACACCACTAATATCTGTAAGATTAATAAATTGACAGTGAGAATCATCACGAACAAACATTAAGACATCAGTAATTGCATCAAGACGTGCCACAATGGTTAATTCACCAAAAGCAAAAACGGTCTCCTCAAGCTTATTTCCTAACTTGTTTTTCAAATAAGTAGCAAGTTCAACCAGTGATTCATCCATCATGATACGAAAACTCTCTATCGCTCTATGGATCCGGTACGACGGATTTTTTTCTGTAACAACAGTATGCCGTACAATAATGCCTCTGCTGTAGGCGGACAGCCTGGAACATATATATCGACAGGAACGATACGATCACATCCACGTACCACTGAATAGGAATAATGATAATACCCACCACCGTTTGCACATGATCCCATAGAAATCACATAACGTGGCTCTGGCATCTGATCATACACTTTTCTTAAAGCAGGCGCCATCTTATTTGTTAGAGTCCCTGCGACCACCATCACATCGGACTGTCGGGGGGAGGCTCGTGGTGCATATCCAAAACGCTCATTGTCATAATGAGGCATTGAGCATTGCATCATTTCAATAGCACAACAAGCCAAACCAAAACTCATCCACATTAAAGAACCGGTACGTGCCCAAGTAATCAAGGCATCTGCTGAGGTAACTAAAAAACCCTTATCTGATAATTCAGCATTAATATCACGAAAAAACCTATCATCTGATCCTATCAGTTCACCAGTATTGGGATCAATGATTCCTTTTGGTTTTGGAGCTGTAATCGTTGAATTATTAGATCTTAATTCCATTCAAGAGCCCCTTTTTTCCATTCATATATAAATCCAATAGTCAAAATCGCTAAAAACACAATCATCGACCAAAAGCCAAACATACCTATCGATTTGAATGAAACAGCCCAAGGAAAAAGAAAAGCGACTTCAAGATCAAAAATAATAAACAAAATTGAAACCAAATAGAAACGAATATCAAACTTCATGCGTGCATCACTAAATGAATTGAAACCACATTCATAAGCCGATAACTTTTCAGGATCGGGAGAACGATATGCTACAATGTAAGGTGTAATCAACAAAACCCCAGCAATAACCGCTGACACAATAATAAAAATCAAGACTGGCAAATAAGAGCTCAATAAATAAGCCATAACCCTCTTCCATCGTAACAAAATGCCTAAGTTTAACACAATGACTCGATATTGCGAGATAAACAGACAAATTCAACAATAATCGCTCTATTAATTCTACTCATACTGCTTGAAAGGTATACAGAGCGATACTTTTCTTATCGGCATAGGTAACGCAGAGCAACAAAAGACGCAAGTCCTATTCTTATAAACCATGTAAAAAGGAAGAAAAAACGTATCCCTCCTAAATCTTAGACACTCTACCCCCTAATTCATAGCACATGAATATCTTAAAAATTTCATAAGGAAACATAAAATGGCGCGAGTGACGGGGCTCGAACCCGCGACCTCCGGCGTGACAGGCCAGCACTCTAACCAACTGAGCTACACTCGCGCATTTCTTTCTAACCAATTCATTATTGGTATAAAGGGTCGTGTAAGGGGTTCATACGTTTATGTCAAGCAGACTCATGCATTTTTTAAAAAAAATCATCAAATACAATCTTTATTCTTGCGTTTGCAAAATTTTTTCCTTAATAGAGAGTGCCTATTCAATTGCTGATCATTGGCATTGGGCGATTAGCTCAGCTGGTAGAGCGCCTCGTTTACACCGAGGATGTCGGGAGTTCGAGTCTCTCATCGCCCACCATTTCTTTTGTTTTGCAAACAAATTTATTGGTTCTACACATACTCGTGAGTGAGTAGATAGGTTTTTAAATCTGTTTGTTAAAATTTATGCTCTTTAGCTCGTGCGCAATTAGCATTTTTAAGTTCCATTCTTGAAGAACTATGCAATACCTTAACGAACGTTCTAGCATTTTTACCTCTATATCACTATCACTCAAAGAATTAAAAACTTCGTTGTGAAAGCTTTGATTCTTTCATAAAAGGATCTCTCCCTATTGATCTAAGTGTATCGCTCAATAAGCTTTTTCTTCTCAACTTCTTGCTAATCTTACAGCAAAAAGCGTTATAAATATATCCAATTTTCAGTCACGATTGGGCTTGTAAGAAATTTTATACTGTCAATGCAATTCTTGCGTAAAACTCTATTCAAGTAGTGTAGAATACAAAAAATCACTGTTAATCAATAAAAATTTTGCTGTGATTCTAGCTGAATTTTTCAGTTTTTTCTCTATGAGAGTAAACCAGCTGTTTTTTTTCAAGCTATTCTTTAACTGTATGATATACTCAAATATTTTTATTAAAAAAATTAAAATCCTTTAAAGAGTTCTTTATTAAATTATACTTATTTAAAACCAATACAAACTTACCTTGAATAATATGTCATTCTTATAAATTTATCTCTCATAAACTGTCAAAGCAATAACATTTTCTTTTCGAAAAATATGAACGATTTAAATAGAATAAATATCTGGAAAGGTAAAATAATTGAAAAATATATGTTTGCAAAGAATTTAACATAATTTATCAAACATCTCCAACTGAACATATCTTATCATTATGAATAATGATTGTCAGAAATTTTTTAAATATATTGCTTTGTAAAAAACTTTTAGACAAGAAAATGAAATGATAAATGTCATTTTTTCAGAAAAAATTATTATTTTTAAAAGTAAAATGATTAGCTAACACACTCGAAGAATTAACTTATGAGGAATTATTTTACTTGAATCTCAAATAACTTTACAAAAAACGCTTTAGAATGCGTATTAAAATGATTGACCTTTTGTAAGAAGTTTGTCAAAAAGCATATCTAATTTGGAGGGGTGGCCGAGCGGTTTAAGGCACCGGTCTTGAAAACCGGCGTGCAGGAGACTGTACCGTGGGTTCGAATCCCACCCCCTCCGCCACAGCGCTGTAGCTTGCCAGCGTGTTTTGTATATTTTGACACTATGTTTTGTACCAATTTATTTTCTTTTAGATGATTTTAAGAGGTTCTCAAAGGGTCTTCAATGTAGCTTGCCAGCGTGTTTTGTATATTTTGACACTATGTTTTGTACCAATTTATTTTCTTTTAGATGATTTTAAGAGGTTCTCAAAGGGTCTTCAAAGACCTTTCAAAGATTGTTTAAATCCCTTTAATAGATCTTTTTCTCTTCTCCTAAATATCACAATTGGTAATGATGAGTTCCTTTGCCGGAATCGCATTATTTGACAAATTACAGGAATAAATTGTTCTTACCTCTTTTATATGGAATTGACTGAAGGTTTTTCGAATCTCTGGCACATCATTGAGAGAGAGAAGAAACTTCCCCTTTAATTGTGCAAGCAGCATAGACATCGTCTGGTAATCCTCCCGCTTAAACAAGTCCTTGCCATAATAATCCTCAACACCAAAATAAGGTGGATCAAGATAAAACAAGGTATTTGGCCGGTCATAACGCACAATAAAATCAGACCAATCTAAATGTTCAATGATAACTCTCGCTAAACGGCGGTAAATAAGCTTTAATATACCTTCAAGTTTGAAGGGATTAAACCGTGCACACCGGTCTGTCTCAACTCTAAACGTACGCTCTGCTACTTTCCCACTAAAACTTAAACGCTGCAAATATAAAAACCGCAAAGCCCGTTCTAAATCCGTAAGCGTTTCTGGATTTTGTGTCTGTAAGCGTTCAAACGTCTCACGGCTGCTTATTTGAAACGCTAACAGTTCTATAAAAGGGTGATAATGGCGTTGTAACACCCGAAAAAAATTCACCACATCTCCTGAAAAATCATTGATAATTTCAGTTGATGGTATCAGTTTCCGTCTAAAGAATATTCCACCCATACCAACGAAAGGCTCGGCATAAATGCTATGTGGAATATCTTCAATGATTTTGACAATGGTTTTGGCTAATCTTCTTTTGCCCCCAATATAAGCAGCAGCTGGTGAAATAGGTTCAACAGATTTTAATTTTTCCTTATGAAGTATATCCATTATTTTTTAACACTCTTTCATCTATGTTAACCGTCTTCTCATTGCTTTAAGTGATAAGAAGTAGCTGTGATGTTAAGTTAAGTTGCATCGGACGGGGTTGTCGCAAAACTTTCTCCCGTTGCCTGGGTGACCAGCCCAGCCTCTATTTTTGTTCCTTTCCTTGATTTGGTGCCTCAAAGGTAATTTCTGTTGTGTAACCGCTTTGTTTTTCATAGCGGTGGGTGACGGTAGCGGCTTTCCATGACCCATTAATTTCTTTACGGAACCCTTGAAGCAGCAGCGGTTGATCCGCCATGATTTCAGGGCGTCCCGCAAGAGTTAAGGAGCCACTGCCTACAGCACGGCATAAGCGATCCGACTCGGAGGCAGCCGCCGCTTGTGCTTCTTCTTGACTTGGATAACAACTGCGCAGACGACGTACGGGACCAGTAAACCCTGTTTGATGCTTGACTTGGCATTGTTGCCCTTTTGCGCGATCAAAATAAGAAGTTTCGATGGTGCCGTATTGGGTGCGCGGCTCTAGGGTGAATTCCCAGCTGGAACAGTCATGCTTATGGATGTCGAGTGCTGGTAAATTATCCCCGCTTAAAAATAAAAACTTATGGTCTTTGATTAAAAAACGCGCCCGCATGCGGTCCGCAAGGCGGGTTAAAAAGTCAACCGCCGATTGATCGGTGCGCACCACATAAGGCAAGGTTTGTTTGGTAAATTGTGGACTGACCTTTGCTTGATAACCATGGCGTTTGGCAAGGGCCTCAACAATCTCAGCAATGGTTTTGTGGTCAAAATGTTCACTCGCCTGTTCTTTAAGTTCTTTGCGCATCGAGGCACTTTTGCCACAAAGGCGTAAAATCTCTCCATCACTGCCCCCAATACTCACCACCGACTCAACAACAAAACGCCCCATAAAGGCACGGATGCTGTTTTGATAGCCAAAGGTGACATGGAGTGCGCTGTTACTGGAGGGAATCTCTAAATCATTGCCACTATCATCAAACTCCGCTTCAAATGTATCGGCTTCATTGCCCACATGATCGGTAATGGTTGCCGTTAAAAGACGCTGGTAAAAAACCTCATGGACAAGATTCTCCCCCACCCTCACCTCAATAAAAGGATGTGTGCGCATTAATCCCATAGCCTTTTGACCACGCTGTTCTTTTCACATGATAAAAATTCAGGCAGAATGACCTTTAAGCCCCGCGGCAACAGAGCACCATACCCTGCAATACCTGGATTGGCTTGCAAAGTAGCTTCACAATAACCTTTGATCGCTCCAACTTGAGAACGGTCTCCTAATACAGCCATAGCATGTTGAAAGCAGATTAGATCAAGACTCATATCCTCTAGCTCTACCACGAGATGCTTTTCTGGTATCTTCATGGCGTTTCTCCTCCTTGGGAATATTGATCATATCCCTCTTGGTATTGTCCTTGCGGTTTTCCACCATCGAAAAACGGTAACAAGCTAATGGCATAGCGAATACGCCCCGATTGACCAGAGCGACTGATGTAATCATGGTCTTTCGTGACACTGGTGATCACTACAGATCCATGGAGAATGGCACTATAGCCGTTGTCACTCATCCAACGAATCATCTGAACGGGCTTGGCTGCACGAATGGTTCTGGTGATGGCATCTATCGCTACCCGGTCCCCAAACTCTTCTGGAAACAACACCCCGTGGATGGTTTTGGGATCATTGCCATAGCCGGTAAATTGCAAACCAGGAGCCTCACCAAAACGCTCTAAGCAAACCCAGGAGGCAGAGAACTCTTCCTCAAACGATTGGAAATTAAGCCAGTCTACATAAAAGAGATGTGGACCTAACATCAGCAAAGGATCTCTCATAGACGCCCTCCCATTGATTGTATCCCTTCCAGCACGTCATTTCTTTCGAAACGTATCATTGCATCTCTCCTACCATTGCGCCATCCTAGCACTTCATCCCTCCCCTCATTGTGTTCTTTCCAGCACGCTGTCTTGTCCCTTATTCTGTCGTCCTTATCATTCTGTGCCACCATGCAGCGCATTGGCGCGTGCCCGTTGCAAAGCATGAGCAACCGCACGACCGGTGGCCATGGGGTCACGCGCCCCATTAACATGCACTGTGACATTTTGATTGTGGGTGATGGGGGAACGGTCTTTGTCTCTTGGTTCTCTGGCAGATGAATTTACAGGAGAAGCCCCCGCAAATTGTACTATGG from Bartonella tribocorum CIP 105476 encodes:
- a CDS encoding NuoB/complex I 20 kDa subunit family protein, with the translated sequence MELRSNNSTITAPKPKGIIDPNTGELIGSDDRFFRDINAELSDKGFLVTSADALITWARTGSLMWMSFGLACCAIEMMQCSMPHYDNERFGYAPRASPRQSDVMVVAGTLTNKMAPALRKVYDQMPEPRYVISMGSCANGGGYYHYSYSVVRGCDRIVPVDIYVPGCPPTAEALLYGILLLQKKIRRTGSIER
- a CDS encoding phage late control D family protein; protein product: MRTHPFIEVRVGENLVHEVFYQRLLTATITDHVGNEADTFEAEFDDSGNDLEIPSSNSALHVTFGYQNSIRAFMGRFVVESVVSIGGSDGEILRLCGKSASMRKELKEQASEHFDHKTIAEIVEALAKRHGYQAKVSPQFTKQTLPYVVRTDQSAVDFLTRLADRMRARFLIKDHKFLFLSGDNLPALDIHKHDCSSWEFTLEPRTQYGTIETSYFDRAKGQQCQVKHQTGFTGPVRRLRSCYPSQEEAQAAAASESDRLCRAVGSGSLTLAGRPEIMADQPLLLQGFRKEINGSWKAATVTHRYEKQSGYTTEITFEAPNQGKEQK
- a CDS encoding NADH-quinone oxidoreductase subunit C, yielding MMDESLVELATYLKNKLGNKLEETVFAFGELTIVARLDAITDVLMFVRDDSHCQFINLTDISGVDYPSRDKRFDVSYQLLSPRENLRLRVKVRTDENTPVASACTVYPGAEWYERETYDMYGILFSGHPDLRRILTDYGFEGYPLRKDFPVTGFVECRYDNEAKRVIYEPVVLRQEMRNFDFLSPWEGGQYVLPCDGKEDEKK
- a CDS encoding DNA adenine methylase, whose translation is MDILHKEKLKSVEPISPAAAYIGGKRRLAKTIVKIIEDIPHSIYAEPFVGMGGIFFRRKLIPSTEIINDFSGDVVNFFRVLQRHYHPFIELLAFQISSRETFERLQTQNPETLTDLERALRFLYLQRLSFSGKVAERTFRVETDRCARFNPFKLEGILKLIYRRLARVIIEHLDWSDFIVRYDRPNTLFYLDPPYFGVEDYYGKDLFKREDYQTMSMLLAQLKGKFLLSLNDVPEIRKTFSQFHIKEVRTIYSCNLSNNAIPAKELIITNCDI
- a CDS encoding NADH-quinone oxidoreductase subunit D, with amino-acid sequence MAEVNVRNFNINFGPQHPAAHGVLRMVLELDGEVVERVDPHIGLLHRGTEKLMETKTYLQAGPYLDRLDYVAPMNQEHAFVLAIEKLLNIKVPKRGQLIRVLFSEIGRILNHLLNVTTQAMDVGALTPPLWGFEQRERLMIFYERACGARLHANYFRPGGVHQDLPESLVEDIGNFIDPFLVSLEKLDALVTPNRIFKQRNVDIGIVSIDEAWARSFSGVMIRGAGVPWDLRKSQPYECYDEMEFDIPIGKNSDCYDRYLIRMEEMRQSAKIMRQCVERLLGAEKNGPVSSLDRKIVPPKRSEMKSSMEALIHHFKLYTEGFHTPPGEVYVAVEAPKGEFGVYLVSDGTNKPYRVKLRAPGFAHLQAMDFLTRGHMLADATAILGSIDIVFGEVDR
- a CDS encoding phage tail protein, encoding MRDPLLMLGPHLFYVDWLNFQSFEEEFSASWVCLERFGEAPGLQFTGYGNDPKTIHGVLFPEEFGDRVAIDAITRTIRAAKPVQMIRWMSDNGYSAILHGSVVITSVTKDHDYISRSGQSGRIRYAISLLPFFDGGKPQGQYQEGYDQYSQGGETP
- a CDS encoding NADH-quinone oxidoreductase subunit A, which encodes MAYLLSSYLPVLIFIIVSAVIAGVLLITPYIVAYRSPDPEKLSAYECGFNSFSDARMKFDIRFYLVSILFIIFDLEVAFLFPWAVSFKSIGMFGFWSMIVFLAILTIGFIYEWKKGALEWN
- a CDS encoding tail protein X, translated to MKIPEKHLVVELEDMSLDLICFQHAMAVLGDRSQVGAIKGYCEATLQANPGIAGYGALLPRGLKVILPEFLSCEKNSVVKRLWD